From the genome of Buchnera aphidicola (Muscaphis stroyani), one region includes:
- the ribE gene encoding 6,7-dimethyl-8-ribityllumazine synthase, protein MNTINSGITVKNSSIAIIISRFNEFINKNLLLGALDTLIRLGKMKEEEILKIYVPGTNEIPVVASYIAKSQKYHAIIAIGTIIKGNTDHFKYISNNTFSNLSKISTKYFIPITLGILITDNIKQSIERSGTKMGNKGSEAALAALEMINTMKYVKNRF, encoded by the coding sequence ATGAATACAATTAATTCAGGAATCACAGTAAAAAACTCTTCTATTGCTATTATAATTTCCAGATTTAATGAATTTATTAATAAAAATTTGTTATTAGGAGCGCTGGACACGCTAATTCGACTAGGTAAGATGAAAGAAGAAGAAATCTTGAAAATATACGTTCCAGGAACAAATGAAATACCAGTAGTTGCAAGTTATATTGCAAAATCTCAAAAATATCATGCTATAATTGCAATAGGAACTATCATAAAAGGAAATACAGATCATTTTAAATATATATCAAATAATACTTTCAGTAATCTTTCAAAAATTAGTACAAAATATTTTATACCCATCACATTAGGAATATTGATTACAGACAACATAAAACAATCTATTGAAAGATCTGGAACAAAAATGGGAAATAAAGGATCTGAAGCAGCTTTAGCTGCATTAGAAATGATCAACACTATGAAATATGTTAAAAATAGATTTTAA
- a CDS encoding TusE/DsrC/DsvC family sulfur relay protein — protein MKDAINKNLFKHKKIETDPEGYLKKTKDWNIILAREIAEKENIFLKKDHWKVINFVRNFYLKFNTTPSMRMLIRSIKLEIGEKKSNSIYLHKLFPQGPAKQASKIAGIPKPVKCL, from the coding sequence ATGAAAGATGCTATTAATAAAAATTTATTTAAACATAAAAAAATTGAAACAGATCCAGAAGGATATCTTAAAAAAACTAAAGATTGGAATATTATTTTAGCTAGAGAAATAGCTGAAAAAGAAAATATTTTTTTAAAAAAAGATCACTGGAAAGTTATAAACTTTGTTCGAAATTTTTATTTAAAATTTAATACTACTCCCTCTATGAGAATGCTTATTAGAAGTATTAAATTAGAAATAGGAGAAAAAAAAAGCAACAGTATTTATTTACATAAATTATTTCCTCAAGGCCCAGCTAAACAGGCCAGTAAAATTGCTGGTATACCTAAACCCGTAAAATGTCTATAA
- a CDS encoding polyprenyl synthetase family protein gives MNSINLCEMYRHRINKKLLKMIRKLPFQNSVLLESIKYSIVSGGKRIRPCLIYVFGTMFKVNIITLDSISLAVECIHLYSLIHDDLPCMDNDDFRRGKLTCHKRYGEDVSLIAGDAFQSLSFNILSSRSMPGVSYYKRLKMISELSNSIGFSGMCMGQVLDLRAGKSTNKLEKINLYKTAFLIRSSVRLAYLSSKYFSKTTLSTLDRFSIAIGLAFQIQDDIIDFKSDVKKFKKSNSRIYTYPFKFGLDQSYEKIKKLYQEAFFALRDLKKKFNISTLEILIKFIINTI, from the coding sequence ATGAATTCTATTAATTTATGCGAAATGTATAGACATCGTATAAATAAAAAATTGTTAAAGATGATAAGAAAATTACCTTTTCAGAATTCTGTTCTTTTAGAATCTATTAAATACAGCATTGTTTCAGGTGGAAAGCGAATACGTCCATGTTTAATATATGTTTTTGGAACAATGTTTAAAGTTAATATCATTACTCTTGATTCAATATCTTTGGCTGTTGAATGCATTCATTTATATTCTTTAATCCATGATGATTTACCATGTATGGATAACGACGATTTTAGAAGAGGAAAACTTACCTGCCATAAAAGATATGGTGAAGATGTTTCCTTAATTGCCGGAGATGCTTTTCAGAGTCTTTCTTTTAATATTCTCTCATCTAGATCAATGCCTGGTGTATCTTATTATAAGCGTTTAAAAATGATTTCTGAACTTTCTAACTCAATTGGGTTTTCTGGTATGTGTATGGGTCAAGTATTAGATTTAAGAGCAGGAAAAAGTACAAATAAATTAGAAAAAATAAATTTATACAAGACCGCATTTTTAATTCGATCGTCTGTACGTTTAGCTTATCTTTCTTCTAAGTATTTTTCTAAAACAACTTTATCAACTTTAGATCGTTTTTCTATAGCTATTGGTTTAGCTTTTCAAATTCAAGATGATATTATTGATTTTAAAAGTGATGTTAAAAAATTTAAAAAAAGCAATTCAAGAATTTATACATATCCCTTTAAATTCGGATTAGATCAATCATATGAAAAAATAAAAAAATTATATCAAGAAGCGTTTTTTGCTTTGCGGGATTTAAAAAAAAAATTCAATATAAGTACATTAGAAATATTAATTAAATTCATAATTAATACAATTTAA
- a CDS encoding MFS transporter yields the protein MKNYKMNFIELQVTFSLFVVFLFRMLGMFMVLPVLSEYGMSFKDGSHFLVGLSIGIYGITQVIFQVPYGILSDKFGRKRLIILGLLMFLIGSFIAADTDSIWGIIVGRAIQGSGAISGVLMALLSDLIREEHRVKAISAIGASFALSFLFSIVSGPLVFEYFGFFSIFWISVFFSVLCIFTVIFFIPESKNIELQKNQYCSSKKSSIFFVRSKIFRCYLGIFCLHCLLMINFMIIPHQLILSGLSLNNHWKVYLSIIASSFIFLFFVVFFLKSKRILKNIIEICIFFIFCSFFILHACNKNLFVLICSLQLFFIAFNLLEVFFPSFLNKEAPISSRGRVMSIYSTSQFLGVFFGGVLSGWLCSFFDVSEIFLLETLFVLFWLMVSFFS from the coding sequence ATGAAAAATTATAAGATGAATTTTATAGAATTACAAGTCACATTCAGTCTTTTTGTTGTTTTTTTATTTAGAATGTTAGGAATGTTCATGGTTCTTCCTGTTTTAAGTGAATACGGTATGTCTTTTAAAGATGGAAGTCATTTTTTAGTTGGTTTATCAATTGGAATTTATGGAATTACTCAAGTTATTTTTCAAGTTCCATATGGAATTTTATCTGATAAATTTGGTAGAAAAAGATTAATTATATTAGGTTTACTGATGTTTTTAATTGGAAGTTTTATAGCCGCTGATACTGATTCCATTTGGGGCATTATTGTCGGCAGAGCTATACAAGGATCTGGGGCTATATCTGGAGTTTTAATGGCTTTGCTATCTGATTTAATCAGAGAAGAACATCGTGTTAAAGCTATATCTGCAATAGGAGCCAGCTTTGCTCTTTCTTTTTTATTTTCTATTGTTTCTGGTCCATTGGTTTTTGAATATTTTGGATTTTTTTCAATTTTTTGGATATCTGTATTTTTTTCAGTTCTATGTATTTTTACTGTTATTTTTTTTATCCCTGAATCAAAAAATATAGAGTTACAAAAAAATCAATATTGTTCATCTAAAAAATCATCAATTTTTTTTGTCAGAAGTAAAATTTTTAGGTGTTATTTAGGTATATTTTGTCTTCATTGTTTATTAATGATAAACTTTATGATTATACCTCATCAACTTATATTGTCTGGATTATCTTTAAATAATCATTGGAAAGTATATTTAAGCATTATTGCGTCTTCTTTTATTTTTTTGTTTTTTGTTGTGTTTTTTTTAAAATCTAAACGCATTTTAAAAAACATTATTGAAATATGTATTTTTTTTATTTTTTGTTCTTTTTTTATATTGCACGCGTGTAACAAAAATCTTTTTGTTTTAATATGTTCATTACAATTGTTTTTTATTGCTTTTAATTTACTTGAAGTATTTTTCCCTTCATTTTTAAATAAAGAAGCACCAATAAGCAGTAGGGGTAGAGTGATGAGTATTTATTCCACTAGTCAGTTTTTAGGTGTTTTTTTTGGAGGTGTGTTGAGCGGGTGGTTGTGTAGTTTTTTTGATGTTTCTGAGATATTTTTATTAGAAACGTTGTTTGTTTTATTTTGGTTAATGGTTAGTTTTTTCAGTTAA
- the nusB gene encoding transcription antitermination factor NusB: MKPSFRRKARACALQMLYSWEISKNEIKNSAVQFLKEKNKKNIDIPYFYELIVGITFDCENIDNLMQPYLSRTLKELGQIEKAILRISFYEMYKRTDIPYKVSINEGIELAKLFGSEDSHKFINGVLDKAALKIKLK; encoded by the coding sequence ATGAAACCATCCTTTCGAAGAAAAGCACGTGCATGTGCTTTGCAAATGTTATACTCTTGGGAAATATCAAAAAATGAAATTAAAAATAGCGCTGTTCAATTTTTAAAAGAAAAAAATAAAAAAAATATTGATATTCCATATTTTTATGAATTAATTGTTGGAATAACTTTTGATTGTGAAAACATAGATAACTTAATGCAACCTTACCTCTCTAGAACATTAAAAGAGTTGGGTCAAATTGAAAAAGCAATTCTTAGAATATCATTCTATGAAATGTACAAAAGAACAGATATACCTTACAAAGTATCAATTAATGAAGGAATTGAATTAGCAAAATTATTTGGATCTGAAGACAGTCATAAATTTATTAATGGAGTTTTAGACAAAGCTGCATTAAAAATTAAATTAAAATAA
- the recD gene encoding exodeoxyribonuclease V subunit alpha — MMILLKKAMIQKIIHPIDFYFATFISKTNPIIMLISACVSYENRNGHIFLPIEYFEKNSFFSSLNLKFIKKILIQLGKNPKWILELSKCKAVSNGTIPTPLVLFQKKIYLYKMWKAEDNILNYLYENNVSHAINISKCAKILKNLFCDNDKNIQKIAVALSLIRNVIFITGGPGTGKTTTIYKIIVALIKISNKKIKIQLSAPTGKATENLTKNLNNSVFNTFLNSEEKNNVIKNAITLHKLLGIQKISQKKFFNEKNKLDIDVLIIDEASMIDVLMMESILLALKKNTKVIFVGDYNQLSPIETGAILKNICYYSNEGYHNQTLSLLEKITNCKLSFKKNEKKTAFISDNICTLTDNYRFKKSSNINILADAIYKNDKKIIQNLFKNLIKNVYFYEVNHDQDYEKMMEFIFLNYLDYWNIIQKKVNIKEIIKSFQKNQILCILKNGLFGTRNLNKKLEEILNRKKIIKCFSIKNKLWYVGKPIMIVENNRSFGLSNGDIGISNMNSKGILQVSFLLKNQKIINIPAQILNNYQTAWAITVHKSQGSEFSNIILVLPNDDLEILKKDILYTAVTRSREKIFIFSKKKIFKMAILKKTKKENSLIKKINILNKIHETKT, encoded by the coding sequence ATGATGATTTTACTTAAAAAAGCCATGATTCAAAAAATCATACATCCAATTGATTTTTATTTTGCAACGTTTATATCTAAAACGAATCCCATTATAATGCTGATATCTGCTTGTGTAAGTTATGAAAATAGAAATGGTCATATTTTTTTACCAATAGAATACTTTGAAAAAAATAGTTTTTTTTCTAGTTTAAATTTAAAATTTATTAAAAAAATTCTAATTCAATTAGGTAAAAATCCGAAATGGATATTAGAATTATCAAAATGTAAAGCTGTTAGCAATGGAACTATTCCGACACCTCTAGTGTTGTTTCAAAAAAAGATATATCTTTATAAAATGTGGAAAGCTGAAGATAACATTCTAAACTACTTATATGAAAATAACGTTTCACATGCAATTAATATATCAAAGTGTGCTAAAATATTAAAAAATTTATTTTGTGATAACGACAAAAATATCCAAAAAATAGCAGTTGCACTCAGTTTAATTCGAAATGTAATATTTATTACAGGAGGACCTGGAACTGGAAAAACAACTACTATTTATAAAATTATCGTTGCTTTAATTAAAATTTCAAACAAAAAAATAAAAATTCAATTATCAGCTCCAACTGGAAAAGCAACTGAAAATTTAACAAAAAATTTAAATAATAGTGTTTTCAATACCTTTCTTAATAGTGAAGAAAAAAATAATGTCATAAAAAATGCTATAACATTGCATAAATTACTCGGAATTCAAAAAATATCACAAAAAAAATTTTTTAATGAGAAAAACAAATTAGATATAGATGTTTTAATCATTGACGAAGCATCTATGATAGATGTTTTAATGATGGAAAGTATACTATTAGCATTAAAAAAAAATACTAAAGTCATTTTCGTGGGAGATTATAATCAGTTGAGCCCCATAGAAACCGGTGCTATTCTAAAAAATATTTGTTATTACTCTAATGAAGGATATCATAATCAAACTTTATCTTTGTTAGAAAAAATAACAAATTGCAAACTATCTTTCAAAAAAAATGAAAAAAAAACCGCATTCATTAGTGATAACATATGTACATTAACAGATAATTATCGATTTAAAAAATCTTCTAATATTAATATTTTAGCTGATGCAATATACAAAAATGACAAAAAAATAATTCAAAATCTATTTAAAAATTTAATAAAAAATGTTTATTTTTATGAAGTTAATCATGATCAAGATTATGAAAAAATGATGGAATTTATATTTCTTAATTATTTAGATTATTGGAATATAATTCAAAAAAAAGTAAATATTAAAGAAATAATTAAAAGTTTTCAAAAAAATCAGATATTATGTATTTTAAAAAATGGTTTATTTGGAACGCGAAATTTAAATAAAAAATTAGAAGAAATTCTAAATAGAAAAAAAATAATTAAATGTTTTTCTATAAAAAATAAATTATGGTATGTAGGAAAACCTATTATGATTGTCGAAAATAACAGAAGTTTTGGTTTATCTAACGGAGATATTGGGATTTCAAATATGAATTCTAAAGGAATACTACAAGTTTCTTTTCTGTTAAAAAACCAAAAAATTATAAACATACCGGCTCAAATTTTAAACAATTATCAAACTGCTTGGGCAATAACTGTACATAAATCACAAGGTTCTGAATTTAGCAATATAATTTTGGTTTTACCAAATGACGATTTAGAAATTTTAAAAAAAGATATCTTATATACTGCTGTAACTCGATCTCGAGAAAAAATTTTTATTTTTTCAAAAAAGAAAATATTTAAAATGGCTATTTTGAAAAAAACAAAAAAAGAAAATAGTTTAATAAAAAAAATTAATATTTTAAATAAAATACATGAAACTAAGACATAA